The proteins below are encoded in one region of Zootoca vivipara chromosome 10, rZooViv1.1, whole genome shotgun sequence:
- the LOC118091464 gene encoding apolipoprotein L6-like isoform X1 → MSKFQRNAGKMPSEKALDEAIAHFLKEFPEKKNEIEMYIQCLRERADDIDKTHKDCTIASVTASSVSAASGVLSIVGLALVPVTAGASLILTATSMGLGIASGVTSISAGLSKCIIHSKEKKKSQELVKECEESLRMALSLEKIGFNYQLPPDDDTNLEVAKMAITSGSALVRSIPRVVDQATDIAANVEALAMVRANPALKTLAKEASTVETVARNAIKGIDQVDEAFKGTALAVSKSARVAGCVLSGLFLAVDAYCIAKDAIDLSKGAKTEKADELRAKANKLEEMVQNLTEFYIELKEEWD, encoded by the coding sequence AAATGCAGGAAAGATGCCTTCAGAGAAAGCTCTTGATGAAGCTATTGCTCATTTTCTCAAAGAATTCCCTGAGAAGAAAAATGAGATCGAGATGTACATCCAATGCCTTCGGGAAAGGGCAGACGACATTGACAAGACCCATAAGGATTGCACCATTGCCAGCGTTACTGCCAGCTCTGTAAGTGCAGCTTCTGGTGTCTTGTCCATCGTGGGACTGGCCTTGGTCCCTGTAACAGCAGGCGCAAGTTTAATCCTGACAGCCACAAGCATGGGCTTAGGGATAGCGTCAGGAGTAACTAGCATCTCTGCTGGTTTGTCCAAGTGCATTATTCattcaaaggaaaagaaaaaatcgCAGGAACTGGTAAAGGAATGCGAGGAAAGCCTAAGAATGGCGCTGAGCCTCGAGAAAATTGGTTTCAACTATCAACTGCCCCCAGATGACGACACTAATTTGGAAGTAGCCAAAATGGCAATCACTTCGGGTTCTGCTCTTGTTCGGAGCATTCCAAGAGTGGTTGACCAAGCGACAGACATTGCAGCAAATGTAGAGGCATTGGCGATGGTTCGTGCTAATCCTGCCTTGAAGACTTTGGCCAAGGAAGCAAGTACAGTAGAGACCGTAGCCAGGAATGCAATCAAGGGGATTGACCAGGTCGATGAGGCATTTAAAGGAACTGCCCTCGCAGTGAGCAAGTCTGCTAGAGTGGCAGGGTGTGTGCTGTCTGGGTTGTTTCTTGCAGTGGATGCTTACTGCATTGCTAAGGATGCCATAGACTTGTCAAAAGGGGCCAAGACAGAAAAGGCAGATGAGCTCAGAGCCAAGGCTAATAAGTTGGAGGAGATGGTGCAGAATCTGACAGAGTTCTACATAGAACTGAAAGAAGAATGGGACTGA
- the LOC118091464 gene encoding apolipoprotein L6-like isoform X2 — protein sequence MPSEKALDEAIAHFLKEFPEKKNEIEMYIQCLRERADDIDKTHKDCTIASVTASSVSAASGVLSIVGLALVPVTAGASLILTATSMGLGIASGVTSISAGLSKCIIHSKEKKKSQELVKECEESLRMALSLEKIGFNYQLPPDDDTNLEVAKMAITSGSALVRSIPRVVDQATDIAANVEALAMVRANPALKTLAKEASTVETVARNAIKGIDQVDEAFKGTALAVSKSARVAGCVLSGLFLAVDAYCIAKDAIDLSKGAKTEKADELRAKANKLEEMVQNLTEFYIELKEEWD from the coding sequence ATGCCTTCAGAGAAAGCTCTTGATGAAGCTATTGCTCATTTTCTCAAAGAATTCCCTGAGAAGAAAAATGAGATCGAGATGTACATCCAATGCCTTCGGGAAAGGGCAGACGACATTGACAAGACCCATAAGGATTGCACCATTGCCAGCGTTACTGCCAGCTCTGTAAGTGCAGCTTCTGGTGTCTTGTCCATCGTGGGACTGGCCTTGGTCCCTGTAACAGCAGGCGCAAGTTTAATCCTGACAGCCACAAGCATGGGCTTAGGGATAGCGTCAGGAGTAACTAGCATCTCTGCTGGTTTGTCCAAGTGCATTATTCattcaaaggaaaagaaaaaatcgCAGGAACTGGTAAAGGAATGCGAGGAAAGCCTAAGAATGGCGCTGAGCCTCGAGAAAATTGGTTTCAACTATCAACTGCCCCCAGATGACGACACTAATTTGGAAGTAGCCAAAATGGCAATCACTTCGGGTTCTGCTCTTGTTCGGAGCATTCCAAGAGTGGTTGACCAAGCGACAGACATTGCAGCAAATGTAGAGGCATTGGCGATGGTTCGTGCTAATCCTGCCTTGAAGACTTTGGCCAAGGAAGCAAGTACAGTAGAGACCGTAGCCAGGAATGCAATCAAGGGGATTGACCAGGTCGATGAGGCATTTAAAGGAACTGCCCTCGCAGTGAGCAAGTCTGCTAGAGTGGCAGGGTGTGTGCTGTCTGGGTTGTTTCTTGCAGTGGATGCTTACTGCATTGCTAAGGATGCCATAGACTTGTCAAAAGGGGCCAAGACAGAAAAGGCAGATGAGCTCAGAGCCAAGGCTAATAAGTTGGAGGAGATGGTGCAGAATCTGACAGAGTTCTACATAGAACTGAAAGAAGAATGGGACTGA